Proteins from a single region of Hordeum vulgare subsp. vulgare chromosome 6H, MorexV3_pseudomolecules_assembly, whole genome shotgun sequence:
- the LOC123404807 gene encoding aspartyl protease family protein At5g10770-like: MIHLRLFKDEIQNIQVHSRVHAMVSERRSILCLLVLVLLHGVSLAASPRYLSVSLDRLINSKAHVDCPPLAYPITSSGNKLPIRKHPCVCPPYCGGTKKTRRDVHGHDRARLTTLLQRSSVPVPPPIPAPAEAPSVTIPDRSGDFLDSPEFVVVVGFGTPTQPSSVMFDTGSDMSWIQCQPCSGYCHPQRDPVFDPARSTTYAVVPCAQPICSLAGSKCNGTTCLYSEDYVDGSSEWKTSGVLSQETLTLSSSSKLSGIPFGCGQQNLGKFGYVDGLLGLGRGQLSLSSHAMADHSFGGTFSYCLPSDNSTTGYLSIGSTPISGHVQYTAMIQKSSYPSLYFVELVSINIGGYILPVPPSIFTSTGTILDSGTILTHLPGQAYTALRDRFKFTMQGSKTAPPQENLDTCYDFAGQSTIFIPAVSLIFSDGAVFDLNFYGILTFPEPTIGCLAFMTRPASTPFSIIGNTQQRSTEVIYNVAAEKIGFVPNSC, from the exons ATGATTCATCTGCGACTATTTAAAGATGAGATCCAAAATATTCAAGTCCATTCGCGCGTGCATGCAATGGTGTCCGAAAGGAGGTCGATCTTGTGTTTGCTCGTGCTTGTTCTTCTCCATGGCGTTTCTCTGGCTGCTTCGCCGCGCTACCTCTCCGTCAGTCTCGACAGGCTGATCAACTCCAAGGCTCACGTCGACTGCCCTCCCTTGGCGTATCCCA TCACAAGTTCCGGCAACAAGCTCCCTATCCGGAAGCATCCCTGCGTCTGCCCGCCATATTGCGGCGGGACAAAGAAGACGAGGCGCGACGTCCATGGCCACGACAGAGCCCGGCTGACCACCCTACTCCAGAGGTCGAGCGTCCCCGTGCCACCGCCCATTCCAGCACCAGCAGAGGCACCATCCGTCACCATCCCGGACCGCTCAGGGGATTTCCTCGACTCGCCGGagttcgtcgtcgttgtcggctTTGGAACGCCGACTCAGCCATCTTCCGTGATGTTTGACACAGGCAGCGACATGTCGTGGATCCAGTGCCAGCCGTGCTCCGGCTACTGCCATCCGCAGCGCGACCCCGTCTTTGACCCCGCCAGATCCACCACCTACGCTGTCGTGCCTTGCGCCCAACCGATATGCTCACTCGCCGGCAGCAAGTGCAACGGCACCACCTGCCTATACTCCGAAGACTATGTCGACGGCTCGTCGGAGTGGAAAACATCTGGCGTCCTCTCACAGGAGACGTTGACGCTCTCTTCCTCAAGCAAGCTCTCCGGCATCCCGTTCGGATGCGGCCAGCAAAACCTGGGTAAGTTCGGCTACGTCGACGGGCTGCTCGGCCTTGGCCGTGGCCAACTCTCACTGTCTTCACATGCGATGGCGGATCATTCATTCGGCGGAACCTTCTCCTACTGTCTGCCGTCTGACAACAGCACGACTGGGTACCTCAGCATTGGCTCGACGCCGATCTCCGGCCATGTCCAGTATACGGCGATGATACAGAAGTCTAGTTACCCGTCATTGTACTTCGTCgagctcgtctccatcaacatcggtGGTTACATCCTGCCGGTGCCACCCTCCATATTCACGAGCACCGGCACCATCTTGGACTCCGGCACGATCCTTACGCACCTACCTGGGCAGGCATACACCGCGCTTCGCGACCGGTTCAAGTTCACGATGCAGGGGAGCAAAACAGCGCCGCCGCAAGAGAACCTCGACACGTGCTATGACTTCGCTGGCCAGAGTACAATCTTCATACCGGCGGTGTCACTCATATTCAGTGATGGCGCGGTTTTCGACCTCAACTTCTACGGGATCTTGACCTTCCCAGAGCCGACCATCGGCTGCCTCGCGTTCATGACGCGGCCAGCGTCGACGCCATTCTCCATCATCGGCAATACGCAGCAGCGGTCAACCGAGGTGATATACAACGTAGCTGCAGAGAAGATCGGTTTTGTCCCCAACAGTTGTTGA
- the LOC123403255 gene encoding heat shock cognate 70 kDa protein-like yields MEGEGRGNGRAIGIDLGTTYSCVGVWQHGRVEIVANDQGNRTTPSCVTFTDSERLIGEGATNLGEKNASNTVVYGVKRLMGRNFSDATVQSDAKHWSFEMLRGVDDKPKIRVIFRGDKKEFSPEEISSMVLVKMKETAEAYLGMTITNAVVTVPAYFNGPQRQATKDAGVIAGLHVMRIINEPTAAAMAYNMYMRWSDTRERVVLIYDWGGGTLDVSLVVIKKGLLEIKATSGDTHLGGEDLTNSMVDHFVEEFRRRNRKDMSGDKRALWRLRNKCENAKRMLSSQTQTVVEVDALFERIDFYSSISRARFEQLSRDLFHKCMKHVERCLRDAEMDRTKVDDVVLVGGSTRIPRVQQLLSDFFGGKTPCRNINGDEAVAYGATVQAAILMGDKKHDNILQHLVDVVPLSQGIEVEGGIMDVLIPRNTTIPKMVERGYVTSHDNQSSVRISVYEGERTMVKDNSLRAKFTLSGITLAPKGVTKMLVRFKIDRDGILHVSAEEKPSGQKNEITITNDTERFTMAELQRIVQEAEEYKAEDEELKRNAQARNEIESYINTMRNTTIKKLQDVAVGATNWLKNNELTTREINAKKKQLEADYATIIRQSSRP; encoded by the exons ATGGAAGGAGAGGGACGAGGGAACGGGCGGGCGATCGGCATCGATCTCGGCACCACCTACTCGTGCGTCGGAGTATGGCAGCATGGTCGTGTGGAGATCGTGGCCAACGACCAGGGCAACCGCACCACGCCGTCCTGTGTCACCTTCACCGACTCAGAGAGGCTCATCGGTGAGGGAGCCACCAATCTGGGCGAAAAAAATGCGTCCAACACCGTAGTCTACG GTGTCAAGCGGCTCATGGGACGGAATTTCTCCGACGCAACCGTGCAAAGCGATGCCAAGCATTGGTCGTTTGAGATGTTGAGGGGTGTTGATGACAAGCCCAAGATCAGGGTGATTTTCCGTGGCGACAAGAAGGAGTTCTCgccggaggagatctcctccatgGTGCTCGTCAAGATGAAGGAGACGGCTGAGGCCTACCTTGGAATGACCATCACGAACGCCGTCGTCACCGTCCCAGCCTACTTCAATGGCCCCCAGCGCCAGGCCACCAAGGATGCCGGCGTCATCGCCGGACTCCATGTCATGCGAATCATCAATGAACCTACAGCGGCAGCCATGGCTTACAACATGTATATGAGGTGGAGCGACACCCGGGAGAGGGTTGTGCTCATCTATGACTGGGGCGGTGGAACGCTCGATGTCTCGCTCGTTGTCATCAAGAAAGGTTTGCTGGAGATCAAGGCTACCTCCGGCGACACTCACCTAGGAGGCGAGGATTTGACCAACAGTATGGTCGACCATTTCGTCGAGGAGTTTAGGAGGAGGAACCGGAAGGACATGAGCGGCGACAAGAGGGCACTCTGGCGTCTTAGGAACAAGTGCGAGAATGCCAAGAGAATGCTGTCCTCCCAGACCCAGACCGTGGTGGAGGTCGATGCCCTTTTCGAGCGCATCGACTTCTACTCCAGCATCAGCCGCGCCCGGTTCGAGCAGCTCAGCCGGGACCTCTTCCATAAATGCATGAAGCATGTTGAGAGGTGCTTGAGGGATGCCGAGATGGACAGGACCAAAGTGGACGACGTTGTGCTCGTCGGGGGCTCAACACGTATCCCCCGTGTGCAGCAGCTCCTCAGTGACTTCTTCGGTGGGAAGACGCCCTGCAGGAACATCAATGGTGATGAGGCCGTTGCATACGGAGCCACCGTCCAGGCCGCCATCCTCATGGGAGACAAGAAACATGATAATATACTCCAACATCTCGTCGACGTCGTGCCTCTATCTCAGGGCATAGAGGTCGAGGGAGGAATCATGGATGTGCTTATTCCGAGGAACACCACCATCCCTAAAATGGTGGAGAGGGGCTACGTCACATCTCACGACAACCAGTCCAGCGTACGCATCAGCGTGTACGAGGGTGAGAGGACAATGGTAAAGGACAACAGCCTGCGCGCCAAGTTCACGCTTTCTGGCATCACATTGGCTCCTAAGGGAGTCACTAAAATGCTGGTGCGCTTTAAGATTGACCGAGACGGCATCCTGCACGTCTCGGCAGAAGAAAAGCCGTCTGGTCAGAAGAACGAGATCACCATCACCAACGACACGGAGCGTTTTACCATGGCGGAACTTCAGCGAATTGTGCAGGAGGCCGAGGAGTACAAGGCCGAGGATGAGGAGCTCAAGAGAAACGCACAAGCACGAAACGAGATTGAgagctacatcaacaccatgCGCAACACTACTATCAAGAAACTCCAGGACGTTGCCGTTGGTGCTACAAACTGGCTCAAAAACAACGAGCTTACGACCCGCGAGATTAatgccaagaagaagcagttggagGCCGACTACGCCACCATCATCCGCCAGTCTAGTAGGCCATGA